A single genomic interval of Rhodospirillaceae bacterium harbors:
- a CDS encoding AAA family ATPase: protein MQFNKLRLTGFKSFVDSTELLISPGLTGVVGPNGCGKSNLVEALRWVMGETSAKQMRGSGMDDVIFGGTANRPARNIAEVILSLDNTARTAPAQFNEFEDLDVTRRIEREKGSAYRVNGKDVRARDVQLLFADSATGARSTALVSQGRIGAVIAAKPTERRTLLEEAAGITGLHSRRHEAELRLRGAETNLERLDDILITLDTQLLNLKKQSRQATRYRNISGHIRRTEAMLFHLRWLAAQLNLAEGRTELQSTQDAVRELTGLAANAATVQAERASGLPELRQSEAATAAELQRLVIAREGLEEEEARIETARADNTTRLEQIAADRAREETLVSDAKAAVERLEGERAEIEKSREGEDSTREAAAKAAEEV from the coding sequence CTGCAGTTCAATAAGCTACGTCTGACGGGATTCAAATCCTTTGTGGATTCCACGGAACTGCTGATCTCACCAGGTCTGACCGGCGTTGTTGGTCCCAATGGCTGCGGCAAATCCAACTTGGTGGAGGCGTTACGTTGGGTCATGGGCGAAACGTCCGCCAAACAAATGCGCGGCAGCGGCATGGATGACGTCATCTTTGGCGGCACCGCCAATCGACCGGCCCGTAATATTGCCGAAGTTATTTTATCGCTCGACAACACAGCCCGCACCGCCCCTGCCCAATTCAACGAATTCGAAGACTTGGATGTAACCCGTCGGATTGAACGGGAAAAGGGCTCGGCCTATCGGGTTAACGGAAAAGACGTTCGCGCCAGGGACGTTCAGTTATTATTTGCCGACTCCGCCACCGGCGCACGGTCGACGGCCCTGGTCAGCCAAGGCCGAATTGGTGCCGTGATTGCCGCAAAACCGACAGAACGAAGAACATTATTGGAAGAAGCCGCTGGTATCACTGGCCTTCATTCCCGCCGTCACGAGGCTGAGCTTCGCCTGCGGGGTGCAGAAACCAACCTGGAACGTCTCGATGATATTCTCATCACCCTGGATACCCAGCTGCTGAACCTAAAAAAGCAATCCCGCCAGGCGACTCGCTATCGCAACATCAGCGGCCACATTCGCCGCACAGAAGCAATGCTGTTTCATCTCCGCTGGTTGGCCGCACAACTGAACCTTGCGGAAGGTAGAACCGAGCTTCAGTCGACCCAAGACGCGGTACGCGAACTAACCGGTTTGGCTGCAAATGCTGCGACGGTTCAGGCTGAACGCGCCAGTGGCCTGCCTGAACTTCGCCAATCTGAAGCCGCGACCGCAGCGGAGCTACAGCGACTGGTAATTGCGCGCGAAGGATTGGAAGAAGAAGAGGCCCGGATCGAGACCGCACGGGCAGACAACACCACTCGCCTGGAACAAATCGCCGCTGACCGCGCACGAGAAGAAACATTGGTTTCTGATGCCAAGGCTGCGGTCGAACGCCTTGAAGGCGAACGTGCTGAGATTGAAAAATCCCGCGAAGGTGAAGACAGCACCCGCGAGGCCGCGGCCAAAGCCGCAGAGGAAGT
- a CDS encoding DsbA family protein produces the protein MSKKLLGIAFALFLALSQSASAGIASLEDALSEKAMGKKDAPVTIIEYSSLGCPHCAAFHRETLPQIKKDYIDTGKVRLIFKDMPFGTPALAAAALARCGGTKKFFGFVEVLFRSQRQWSSGRNVIGELARVGRFGGLSDKDVQACLKNQALLKAIGQRADEAVKKRDVRSTPTFFINGTKVEGAQPFESFKKVIDEALAKAK, from the coding sequence TTGTCTAAAAAACTACTAGGTATAGCATTCGCTCTTTTTCTCGCGTTGAGCCAATCAGCCAGTGCCGGCATCGCGTCTTTAGAGGACGCCTTGTCTGAGAAAGCCATGGGCAAGAAGGACGCGCCCGTCACGATCATTGAATATTCGTCACTCGGGTGCCCCCACTGTGCAGCCTTTCATCGCGAAACTCTGCCTCAAATTAAGAAAGATTACATCGATACCGGCAAAGTTCGGCTAATTTTTAAAGACATGCCGTTCGGCACCCCGGCGTTGGCCGCTGCTGCCTTGGCGCGGTGTGGCGGGACGAAAAAGTTTTTCGGATTTGTCGAAGTATTATTCCGCAGCCAACGGCAATGGTCTTCTGGTCGTAACGTCATTGGCGAACTGGCACGGGTCGGTCGTTTTGGAGGTCTGTCTGATAAGGATGTTCAGGCATGCCTCAAAAATCAGGCTTTGCTAAAAGCCATTGGCCAACGTGCGGATGAAGCCGTCAAAAAACGCGACGTTCGATCCACCCCCACGTTCTTTATCAATGGGACAAAGGTGGAGGGCGCGCAGCCTTTTGAGAGTTTCAAAAAGGTCATCGACGAGGCGCTTGCGAAGGCAAAATAA
- a CDS encoding DUF721 domain-containing protein, translating into MAKFQHGPRALAKTIGRITKPIFSRRGFADGAVIAEWPAIAGDLLAQHTVPEKIDYPRNVKTDGILRLRVDSGSFALEIQHFEPQLIERINTYFGYKAVGSVKTIQGPLPKKQKTSEPESKTLNAAQENTLNQELSDVDDEEIREALEKLGRSILSRSDRPL; encoded by the coding sequence ATGGCAAAATTTCAGCACGGTCCCCGCGCACTCGCGAAGACCATTGGACGCATTACCAAACCGATTTTTTCCCGGCGCGGTTTTGCGGACGGCGCTGTAATTGCCGAATGGCCTGCCATTGCCGGTGACCTGTTAGCCCAGCACACAGTGCCTGAGAAAATCGATTACCCGCGCAACGTTAAGACCGATGGTATATTGCGACTGCGGGTCGATAGCGGCAGTTTCGCGCTGGAAATTCAACATTTTGAGCCGCAACTGATCGAACGCATTAACACCTATTTCGGCTACAAGGCCGTGGGGTCGGTCAAAACGATCCAGGGACCGCTACCCAAAAAGCAAAAAACAAGTGAACCTGAATCCAAAACCTTGAATGCCGCACAAGAAAACACCCTTAATCAGGAGCTTTCAGACGTAGACGATGAAGAAATTCGCGAGGCTTTGGAGAAACTCGGTAGGTCGATTCTCAGCCGGTCTGATAGGCCGCTCTGA